One Micropterus dolomieu isolate WLL.071019.BEF.003 ecotype Adirondacks linkage group LG23, ASM2129224v1, whole genome shotgun sequence DNA window includes the following coding sequences:
- the ccdc61 gene encoding centrosomal protein CCDC61 isoform X8 has protein sequence MEEGSEVMEDIVFRGVEFSVKIEVDKGLLIVEISDSMTADQWRGDFDPAYIEDLTRKTGNFKQFPIFCSMLESAVRKTTDSVTLDLLTYADLELLRNRKAGVVSRPRGHQQSSALTAKRYLILIYTVEFDRIHYPLPLPYVGKPDPAALQKEVRALRAELSAVASHGVNKAAELEMQRLRAELALVREEKEAMSKVLERLQISGSGTTSRREDWQVRDVVRTLEEQLVKERAKSQRSSSKRGQEQRLLLEQLEELRASECALRVRVKSLTNELALLRRGLDNLSVRVTPVSSHISSRVDGEIYRSLSRERRSAYGTVRARSGSRERMEDRGRRSEERGRRADSSGPRARIPRPSPSPTGSRVPRFDPTAYIQDRQRRQKDADLKKQRKVRRDMLTSPVVPERGRSRSREAYAQMARSGSRGRSLSMERKGSKNSSESSLVDMEEMTKALFRGRKQTYNGPSVVSDMRSCVAQKNTTIHQASAIQSGLVI, from the exons TCTGAGGTGATGGAGGATATTGTATTTCGAGGAGTGGAGTTTTCTGTGAAGATAGAGGTGGATAAGGGTTTACTGATAGTCGAAATCTCCGACTCAATGACAGCGGATCAGTGGAGGGGGGACTTTGACCCAGCAT ACATTGAGGACCTCACACGGAAAACTGGCAACTTCAAGCAGTTCCCCATTTTCTGTAGCATGTTGGAATCAGCTGTTAGAAAG ACGACTGATTCTGTTACACTTGACCTCTTGACCTATGCTGACCTGGAGCTGCTGCGGAACAGAAAAGCAGGAGTGGTTAGTCGTCCTCGCGGCCATCAGCAGTCATCTGCTCTCACTGCCAAAAGATATCTAATCCTCATATACACTGTGGAGTTTGACAG gATACACTACCCTTTACCCTTGCCCTATGTGGGTAAGCCCGACCCAGCTGCCCTGCAGAAGGaagtcagagctctgagggCTGAGCTCAGCGCTGTTGCATCTCATGGAGTTAACAAGGCTGCCGAACTAGAAATGCAGCGGCTACGAGCAGA GCTCGCTCTggtgagagaagagaaggaggccATGTCTAAGGTTCTGGAGCGACTCCAGATCAGCGGAAGTGGGACCACGTCCAGACGAGAGGACTGGCAGGTCCGAGATGTGGTGAGGACGCTGGAGGAGCAGCTTGTCAAGGAGAGGGCCAAAAGTCAACGCTCATCGAGCAAGAGAGGCCAGGAGCAGCGACTCCTATTGGAGCAG TTGGAGGAGCTGAGAGCGTCAGAGTGCGCTCTCCGTGTTCGTGTCAAGAGTCTCACCAACGAACTGGCGTTACTACGGAGAGGGTTAGACAATCTAAGCGT cagaGTGACTCCCGTGTCCAGTCACATCAGTTCTCGAGTTGATGGGGAAATCTATCGCTCTCTGTCCCGCGAGAGGAGGTCGGCATACGGGACAGTCAGGGCTCGCTCTGGGTCCAGAGAACGGATGGAGGACAGAGGGCGAAGGtcagaggaaagagggagaagagcgGACTCTTCAGGACCACGTGCTCGCATACCCAGGCCGTCACCTTCTCCCACTG GGTCACGGGTGCCACGCTTTGATCCAACAGCTTACATCCAGGACAGACAGCGCAGGCAGAAAGATGCAGATCTCAAAAA acaGAGGAAGGTTCGGAGGGACATGCTAACATCACCAGTTGTCCCTGAGAGAGGGCGTTCACGTTCCAGAGAGGCCTATGCTCAGATGGCCCGGTCCGGCAGCAGAGGCAGGAGTTTATCTATGGAGCGGAAAGGGAGCAAGAACTCGTCTGAAAGCTCATTAGTGGATATGGAGGAAATGACCAAAGCTCTTTTCAG GGGAAGAAAACAGACTTACAATGGGCCCAGTGTGGTGAGTGACATG CGGAGCTGTGTGGCACAGAAGAATACTACTATACACCAGGCTTCAGCTATACAGTCAGGACTTGTTA TCTAG
- the ccdc61 gene encoding centrosomal protein CCDC61 isoform X6: MEEGSEVMEDIVFRGVEFSVKIEVDKGLLIVEISDSMTADQWRGDFDPAYIEDLTRKTGNFKQFPIFCSMLESAVRKTTDSVTLDLLTYADLELLRNRKAGVVSRPRGHQQSSALTAKRYLILIYTVEFDRIHYPLPLPYVGKPDPAALQKEVRALRAELSAVASHGVNKAAELEMQRLRAELALVREEKEAMSKVLERLQISGSGTTSRREDWQVRDVVRTLEEQLVKERAKSQRSSSKRGQEQRLLLEQLEELRASECALRVRVKSLTNELALLRRGLDNLSVRVTPVSSHISSRVDGEIYRSLSRERRSAYGTVRARSGSRERMEDRGRRSEERGRRADSSGPRARIPRPSPSPTGSRVPRFDPTAYIQDRQRRQKDADLKKQRKVRRDMLTSPVVPERGRSRSREAYAQMARSGSRGRSLSMERKGSKNSSESSLVDMEEMTKALFRGRKQTYNGPSVSRGGLLTRKPLCSTPTQRMKDKESSIDTGAELSEIDARLQALQEYMRDLDTGH; the protein is encoded by the exons TCTGAGGTGATGGAGGATATTGTATTTCGAGGAGTGGAGTTTTCTGTGAAGATAGAGGTGGATAAGGGTTTACTGATAGTCGAAATCTCCGACTCAATGACAGCGGATCAGTGGAGGGGGGACTTTGACCCAGCAT ACATTGAGGACCTCACACGGAAAACTGGCAACTTCAAGCAGTTCCCCATTTTCTGTAGCATGTTGGAATCAGCTGTTAGAAAG ACGACTGATTCTGTTACACTTGACCTCTTGACCTATGCTGACCTGGAGCTGCTGCGGAACAGAAAAGCAGGAGTGGTTAGTCGTCCTCGCGGCCATCAGCAGTCATCTGCTCTCACTGCCAAAAGATATCTAATCCTCATATACACTGTGGAGTTTGACAG gATACACTACCCTTTACCCTTGCCCTATGTGGGTAAGCCCGACCCAGCTGCCCTGCAGAAGGaagtcagagctctgagggCTGAGCTCAGCGCTGTTGCATCTCATGGAGTTAACAAGGCTGCCGAACTAGAAATGCAGCGGCTACGAGCAGA GCTCGCTCTggtgagagaagagaaggaggccATGTCTAAGGTTCTGGAGCGACTCCAGATCAGCGGAAGTGGGACCACGTCCAGACGAGAGGACTGGCAGGTCCGAGATGTGGTGAGGACGCTGGAGGAGCAGCTTGTCAAGGAGAGGGCCAAAAGTCAACGCTCATCGAGCAAGAGAGGCCAGGAGCAGCGACTCCTATTGGAGCAG TTGGAGGAGCTGAGAGCGTCAGAGTGCGCTCTCCGTGTTCGTGTCAAGAGTCTCACCAACGAACTGGCGTTACTACGGAGAGGGTTAGACAATCTAAGCGT cagaGTGACTCCCGTGTCCAGTCACATCAGTTCTCGAGTTGATGGGGAAATCTATCGCTCTCTGTCCCGCGAGAGGAGGTCGGCATACGGGACAGTCAGGGCTCGCTCTGGGTCCAGAGAACGGATGGAGGACAGAGGGCGAAGGtcagaggaaagagggagaagagcgGACTCTTCAGGACCACGTGCTCGCATACCCAGGCCGTCACCTTCTCCCACTG GGTCACGGGTGCCACGCTTTGATCCAACAGCTTACATCCAGGACAGACAGCGCAGGCAGAAAGATGCAGATCTCAAAAA acaGAGGAAGGTTCGGAGGGACATGCTAACATCACCAGTTGTCCCTGAGAGAGGGCGTTCACGTTCCAGAGAGGCCTATGCTCAGATGGCCCGGTCCGGCAGCAGAGGCAGGAGTTTATCTATGGAGCGGAAAGGGAGCAAGAACTCGTCTGAAAGCTCATTAGTGGATATGGAGGAAATGACCAAAGCTCTTTTCAG GGGAAGAAAACAGACTTACAATGGGCCCAGTGTG TCTAGAGGAGGCCTTTTGACGAGGAAGCCATTATGCAGTACTCCCACACAAAGAATGAAGGACAAAG AGAGCTCCATAGATACAGGTGCGGAGCTCTCAGAGATTGACGCCAGGCTGCAGGCACTTCAGGAATACATGAGGGACCTGGATACAGGACACTAA
- the ccdc61 gene encoding centrosomal protein CCDC61 isoform X2, with amino-acid sequence MEEGSEVMEDIVFRGVEFSVKIEVDKGLLIVEISDSMTADQWRGDFDPAYIEDLTRKTGNFKQFPIFCSMLESAVRKTTDSVTLDLLTYADLELLRNRKAGVVSRPRGHQQSSALTAKRYLILIYTVEFDRIHYPLPLPYVGKPDPAALQKEVRALRAELSAVASHGVNKAAELEMQRLRAELALVREEKEAMSKVLERLQISGSGTTSRREDWQVRDVVRTLEEQLVKERAKSQRSSSKRGQEQRLLLEQLEELRASECALRVRVKSLTNELALLRRGLDNLSVVTPVSSHISSRVDGEIYRSLSRERRSAYGTVRARSGSRERMEDRGRRSEERGRRADSSGPRARIPRPSPSPTGSRVPRFDPTAYIQDRQRRQKDADLKKQRKVRRDMLTSPVVPERGRSRSREAYAQMARSGSRGRSLSMERKGSKNSSESSLVDMEEMTKALFRGRKQTYNGPSVVSDMRSCVAQKNTTIHQASAIQSGLSRGGLLTRKPLCSTPTQRMKDKESSIDTGAELSEIDARLQALQEYMRDLDTGH; translated from the exons TCTGAGGTGATGGAGGATATTGTATTTCGAGGAGTGGAGTTTTCTGTGAAGATAGAGGTGGATAAGGGTTTACTGATAGTCGAAATCTCCGACTCAATGACAGCGGATCAGTGGAGGGGGGACTTTGACCCAGCAT ACATTGAGGACCTCACACGGAAAACTGGCAACTTCAAGCAGTTCCCCATTTTCTGTAGCATGTTGGAATCAGCTGTTAGAAAG ACGACTGATTCTGTTACACTTGACCTCTTGACCTATGCTGACCTGGAGCTGCTGCGGAACAGAAAAGCAGGAGTGGTTAGTCGTCCTCGCGGCCATCAGCAGTCATCTGCTCTCACTGCCAAAAGATATCTAATCCTCATATACACTGTGGAGTTTGACAG gATACACTACCCTTTACCCTTGCCCTATGTGGGTAAGCCCGACCCAGCTGCCCTGCAGAAGGaagtcagagctctgagggCTGAGCTCAGCGCTGTTGCATCTCATGGAGTTAACAAGGCTGCCGAACTAGAAATGCAGCGGCTACGAGCAGA GCTCGCTCTggtgagagaagagaaggaggccATGTCTAAGGTTCTGGAGCGACTCCAGATCAGCGGAAGTGGGACCACGTCCAGACGAGAGGACTGGCAGGTCCGAGATGTGGTGAGGACGCTGGAGGAGCAGCTTGTCAAGGAGAGGGCCAAAAGTCAACGCTCATCGAGCAAGAGAGGCCAGGAGCAGCGACTCCTATTGGAGCAG TTGGAGGAGCTGAGAGCGTCAGAGTGCGCTCTCCGTGTTCGTGTCAAGAGTCTCACCAACGAACTGGCGTTACTACGGAGAGGGTTAGACAATCTAAGCGT aGTGACTCCCGTGTCCAGTCACATCAGTTCTCGAGTTGATGGGGAAATCTATCGCTCTCTGTCCCGCGAGAGGAGGTCGGCATACGGGACAGTCAGGGCTCGCTCTGGGTCCAGAGAACGGATGGAGGACAGAGGGCGAAGGtcagaggaaagagggagaagagcgGACTCTTCAGGACCACGTGCTCGCATACCCAGGCCGTCACCTTCTCCCACTG GGTCACGGGTGCCACGCTTTGATCCAACAGCTTACATCCAGGACAGACAGCGCAGGCAGAAAGATGCAGATCTCAAAAA acaGAGGAAGGTTCGGAGGGACATGCTAACATCACCAGTTGTCCCTGAGAGAGGGCGTTCACGTTCCAGAGAGGCCTATGCTCAGATGGCCCGGTCCGGCAGCAGAGGCAGGAGTTTATCTATGGAGCGGAAAGGGAGCAAGAACTCGTCTGAAAGCTCATTAGTGGATATGGAGGAAATGACCAAAGCTCTTTTCAG GGGAAGAAAACAGACTTACAATGGGCCCAGTGTGGTGAGTGACATG CGGAGCTGTGTGGCACAGAAGAATACTACTATACACCAGGCTTCAGCTATACAGTCAGGACTT TCTAGAGGAGGCCTTTTGACGAGGAAGCCATTATGCAGTACTCCCACACAAAGAATGAAGGACAAAG AGAGCTCCATAGATACAGGTGCGGAGCTCTCAGAGATTGACGCCAGGCTGCAGGCACTTCAGGAATACATGAGGGACCTGGATACAGGACACTAA
- the ccdc61 gene encoding centrosomal protein CCDC61 isoform X5 encodes MEEGSEVMEDIVFRGVEFSVKIEVDKGLLIVEISDSMTADQWRGDFDPAYIEDLTRKTGNFKQFPIFCSMLESAVRKTTDSVTLDLLTYADLELLRNRKAGVVSRPRGHQQSSALTAKRYLILIYTVEFDRIHYPLPLPYVGKPDPAALQKEVRALRAELSAVASHGVNKAAELEMQRLRAELALVREEKEAMSKVLERLQISGSGTTSRREDWQVRDVVRTLEEQLVKERAKSQRSSSKRGQEQRLLLEQLEELRASECALRVRVKSLTNELALLRRGLDNLSVRVTPVSSHISSRVDGEIYRSLSRERRSAYGTVRARSGSRERMEDRGRRSEERGRRADSSGPRARIPRPSPSPTGSRVPRFDPTAYIQDRQRRQKDADLKKQRKVRRDMLTSPVVPERGRSRSREAYAQMARSGSRGRSLSMERKGSKNSSESSLVDMEEMTKALFRGRKQTYNGPSVVSDMSRGGLLTRKPLCSTPTQRMKDKESSIDTGAELSEIDARLQALQEYMRDLDTGH; translated from the exons TCTGAGGTGATGGAGGATATTGTATTTCGAGGAGTGGAGTTTTCTGTGAAGATAGAGGTGGATAAGGGTTTACTGATAGTCGAAATCTCCGACTCAATGACAGCGGATCAGTGGAGGGGGGACTTTGACCCAGCAT ACATTGAGGACCTCACACGGAAAACTGGCAACTTCAAGCAGTTCCCCATTTTCTGTAGCATGTTGGAATCAGCTGTTAGAAAG ACGACTGATTCTGTTACACTTGACCTCTTGACCTATGCTGACCTGGAGCTGCTGCGGAACAGAAAAGCAGGAGTGGTTAGTCGTCCTCGCGGCCATCAGCAGTCATCTGCTCTCACTGCCAAAAGATATCTAATCCTCATATACACTGTGGAGTTTGACAG gATACACTACCCTTTACCCTTGCCCTATGTGGGTAAGCCCGACCCAGCTGCCCTGCAGAAGGaagtcagagctctgagggCTGAGCTCAGCGCTGTTGCATCTCATGGAGTTAACAAGGCTGCCGAACTAGAAATGCAGCGGCTACGAGCAGA GCTCGCTCTggtgagagaagagaaggaggccATGTCTAAGGTTCTGGAGCGACTCCAGATCAGCGGAAGTGGGACCACGTCCAGACGAGAGGACTGGCAGGTCCGAGATGTGGTGAGGACGCTGGAGGAGCAGCTTGTCAAGGAGAGGGCCAAAAGTCAACGCTCATCGAGCAAGAGAGGCCAGGAGCAGCGACTCCTATTGGAGCAG TTGGAGGAGCTGAGAGCGTCAGAGTGCGCTCTCCGTGTTCGTGTCAAGAGTCTCACCAACGAACTGGCGTTACTACGGAGAGGGTTAGACAATCTAAGCGT cagaGTGACTCCCGTGTCCAGTCACATCAGTTCTCGAGTTGATGGGGAAATCTATCGCTCTCTGTCCCGCGAGAGGAGGTCGGCATACGGGACAGTCAGGGCTCGCTCTGGGTCCAGAGAACGGATGGAGGACAGAGGGCGAAGGtcagaggaaagagggagaagagcgGACTCTTCAGGACCACGTGCTCGCATACCCAGGCCGTCACCTTCTCCCACTG GGTCACGGGTGCCACGCTTTGATCCAACAGCTTACATCCAGGACAGACAGCGCAGGCAGAAAGATGCAGATCTCAAAAA acaGAGGAAGGTTCGGAGGGACATGCTAACATCACCAGTTGTCCCTGAGAGAGGGCGTTCACGTTCCAGAGAGGCCTATGCTCAGATGGCCCGGTCCGGCAGCAGAGGCAGGAGTTTATCTATGGAGCGGAAAGGGAGCAAGAACTCGTCTGAAAGCTCATTAGTGGATATGGAGGAAATGACCAAAGCTCTTTTCAG GGGAAGAAAACAGACTTACAATGGGCCCAGTGTGGTGAGTGACATG TCTAGAGGAGGCCTTTTGACGAGGAAGCCATTATGCAGTACTCCCACACAAAGAATGAAGGACAAAG AGAGCTCCATAGATACAGGTGCGGAGCTCTCAGAGATTGACGCCAGGCTGCAGGCACTTCAGGAATACATGAGGGACCTGGATACAGGACACTAA
- the ccdc61 gene encoding centrosomal protein CCDC61 isoform X1, translating to MEEGSEVMEDIVFRGVEFSVKIEVDKGLLIVEISDSMTADQWRGDFDPAYIEDLTRKTGNFKQFPIFCSMLESAVRKTTDSVTLDLLTYADLELLRNRKAGVVSRPRGHQQSSALTAKRYLILIYTVEFDRIHYPLPLPYVGKPDPAALQKEVRALRAELSAVASHGVNKAAELEMQRLRAELALVREEKEAMSKVLERLQISGSGTTSRREDWQVRDVVRTLEEQLVKERAKSQRSSSKRGQEQRLLLEQLEELRASECALRVRVKSLTNELALLRRGLDNLSVRVTPVSSHISSRVDGEIYRSLSRERRSAYGTVRARSGSRERMEDRGRRSEERGRRADSSGPRARIPRPSPSPTGSRVPRFDPTAYIQDRQRRQKDADLKKQRKVRRDMLTSPVVPERGRSRSREAYAQMARSGSRGRSLSMERKGSKNSSESSLVDMEEMTKALFRGRKQTYNGPSVVSDMRSCVAQKNTTIHQASAIQSGLSRGGLLTRKPLCSTPTQRMKDKESSIDTGAELSEIDARLQALQEYMRDLDTGH from the exons TCTGAGGTGATGGAGGATATTGTATTTCGAGGAGTGGAGTTTTCTGTGAAGATAGAGGTGGATAAGGGTTTACTGATAGTCGAAATCTCCGACTCAATGACAGCGGATCAGTGGAGGGGGGACTTTGACCCAGCAT ACATTGAGGACCTCACACGGAAAACTGGCAACTTCAAGCAGTTCCCCATTTTCTGTAGCATGTTGGAATCAGCTGTTAGAAAG ACGACTGATTCTGTTACACTTGACCTCTTGACCTATGCTGACCTGGAGCTGCTGCGGAACAGAAAAGCAGGAGTGGTTAGTCGTCCTCGCGGCCATCAGCAGTCATCTGCTCTCACTGCCAAAAGATATCTAATCCTCATATACACTGTGGAGTTTGACAG gATACACTACCCTTTACCCTTGCCCTATGTGGGTAAGCCCGACCCAGCTGCCCTGCAGAAGGaagtcagagctctgagggCTGAGCTCAGCGCTGTTGCATCTCATGGAGTTAACAAGGCTGCCGAACTAGAAATGCAGCGGCTACGAGCAGA GCTCGCTCTggtgagagaagagaaggaggccATGTCTAAGGTTCTGGAGCGACTCCAGATCAGCGGAAGTGGGACCACGTCCAGACGAGAGGACTGGCAGGTCCGAGATGTGGTGAGGACGCTGGAGGAGCAGCTTGTCAAGGAGAGGGCCAAAAGTCAACGCTCATCGAGCAAGAGAGGCCAGGAGCAGCGACTCCTATTGGAGCAG TTGGAGGAGCTGAGAGCGTCAGAGTGCGCTCTCCGTGTTCGTGTCAAGAGTCTCACCAACGAACTGGCGTTACTACGGAGAGGGTTAGACAATCTAAGCGT cagaGTGACTCCCGTGTCCAGTCACATCAGTTCTCGAGTTGATGGGGAAATCTATCGCTCTCTGTCCCGCGAGAGGAGGTCGGCATACGGGACAGTCAGGGCTCGCTCTGGGTCCAGAGAACGGATGGAGGACAGAGGGCGAAGGtcagaggaaagagggagaagagcgGACTCTTCAGGACCACGTGCTCGCATACCCAGGCCGTCACCTTCTCCCACTG GGTCACGGGTGCCACGCTTTGATCCAACAGCTTACATCCAGGACAGACAGCGCAGGCAGAAAGATGCAGATCTCAAAAA acaGAGGAAGGTTCGGAGGGACATGCTAACATCACCAGTTGTCCCTGAGAGAGGGCGTTCACGTTCCAGAGAGGCCTATGCTCAGATGGCCCGGTCCGGCAGCAGAGGCAGGAGTTTATCTATGGAGCGGAAAGGGAGCAAGAACTCGTCTGAAAGCTCATTAGTGGATATGGAGGAAATGACCAAAGCTCTTTTCAG GGGAAGAAAACAGACTTACAATGGGCCCAGTGTGGTGAGTGACATG CGGAGCTGTGTGGCACAGAAGAATACTACTATACACCAGGCTTCAGCTATACAGTCAGGACTT TCTAGAGGAGGCCTTTTGACGAGGAAGCCATTATGCAGTACTCCCACACAAAGAATGAAGGACAAAG AGAGCTCCATAGATACAGGTGCGGAGCTCTCAGAGATTGACGCCAGGCTGCAGGCACTTCAGGAATACATGAGGGACCTGGATACAGGACACTAA
- the ccdc61 gene encoding centrosomal protein CCDC61 isoform X4: MEEGSEVMEDIVFRGVEFSVKIEVDKGLLIVEISDSMTADQWRGDFDPAYIEDLTRKTGNFKQFPIFCSMLESAVRKTTDSVTLDLLTYADLELLRNRKAGVVSRPRGHQQSSALTAKRYLILIYTVEFDRIHYPLPLPYVGKPDPAALQKEVRALRAELSAVASHGVNKAAELEMQRLRAELALVREEKEAMSKVLERLQISGSGTTSRREDWQVRDVVRTLEEQLVKERAKSQRSSSKRGQEQRLLLEQLEELRASECALRVRVKSLTNELALLRRGVTPVSSHISSRVDGEIYRSLSRERRSAYGTVRARSGSRERMEDRGRRSEERGRRADSSGPRARIPRPSPSPTGSRVPRFDPTAYIQDRQRRQKDADLKKQRKVRRDMLTSPVVPERGRSRSREAYAQMARSGSRGRSLSMERKGSKNSSESSLVDMEEMTKALFRGRKQTYNGPSVVSDMRSCVAQKNTTIHQASAIQSGLSRGGLLTRKPLCSTPTQRMKDKESSIDTGAELSEIDARLQALQEYMRDLDTGH; this comes from the exons TCTGAGGTGATGGAGGATATTGTATTTCGAGGAGTGGAGTTTTCTGTGAAGATAGAGGTGGATAAGGGTTTACTGATAGTCGAAATCTCCGACTCAATGACAGCGGATCAGTGGAGGGGGGACTTTGACCCAGCAT ACATTGAGGACCTCACACGGAAAACTGGCAACTTCAAGCAGTTCCCCATTTTCTGTAGCATGTTGGAATCAGCTGTTAGAAAG ACGACTGATTCTGTTACACTTGACCTCTTGACCTATGCTGACCTGGAGCTGCTGCGGAACAGAAAAGCAGGAGTGGTTAGTCGTCCTCGCGGCCATCAGCAGTCATCTGCTCTCACTGCCAAAAGATATCTAATCCTCATATACACTGTGGAGTTTGACAG gATACACTACCCTTTACCCTTGCCCTATGTGGGTAAGCCCGACCCAGCTGCCCTGCAGAAGGaagtcagagctctgagggCTGAGCTCAGCGCTGTTGCATCTCATGGAGTTAACAAGGCTGCCGAACTAGAAATGCAGCGGCTACGAGCAGA GCTCGCTCTggtgagagaagagaaggaggccATGTCTAAGGTTCTGGAGCGACTCCAGATCAGCGGAAGTGGGACCACGTCCAGACGAGAGGACTGGCAGGTCCGAGATGTGGTGAGGACGCTGGAGGAGCAGCTTGTCAAGGAGAGGGCCAAAAGTCAACGCTCATCGAGCAAGAGAGGCCAGGAGCAGCGACTCCTATTGGAGCAG TTGGAGGAGCTGAGAGCGTCAGAGTGCGCTCTCCGTGTTCGTGTCAAGAGTCTCACCAACGAACTGGCGTTACTACGGAGAGG aGTGACTCCCGTGTCCAGTCACATCAGTTCTCGAGTTGATGGGGAAATCTATCGCTCTCTGTCCCGCGAGAGGAGGTCGGCATACGGGACAGTCAGGGCTCGCTCTGGGTCCAGAGAACGGATGGAGGACAGAGGGCGAAGGtcagaggaaagagggagaagagcgGACTCTTCAGGACCACGTGCTCGCATACCCAGGCCGTCACCTTCTCCCACTG GGTCACGGGTGCCACGCTTTGATCCAACAGCTTACATCCAGGACAGACAGCGCAGGCAGAAAGATGCAGATCTCAAAAA acaGAGGAAGGTTCGGAGGGACATGCTAACATCACCAGTTGTCCCTGAGAGAGGGCGTTCACGTTCCAGAGAGGCCTATGCTCAGATGGCCCGGTCCGGCAGCAGAGGCAGGAGTTTATCTATGGAGCGGAAAGGGAGCAAGAACTCGTCTGAAAGCTCATTAGTGGATATGGAGGAAATGACCAAAGCTCTTTTCAG GGGAAGAAAACAGACTTACAATGGGCCCAGTGTGGTGAGTGACATG CGGAGCTGTGTGGCACAGAAGAATACTACTATACACCAGGCTTCAGCTATACAGTCAGGACTT TCTAGAGGAGGCCTTTTGACGAGGAAGCCATTATGCAGTACTCCCACACAAAGAATGAAGGACAAAG AGAGCTCCATAGATACAGGTGCGGAGCTCTCAGAGATTGACGCCAGGCTGCAGGCACTTCAGGAATACATGAGGGACCTGGATACAGGACACTAA